From Arcticibacter tournemirensis, one genomic window encodes:
- a CDS encoding CocE/NonD family hydrolase, producing the protein MKRYIILFFLTLSLQLRAQTADSAYIHDHYSKIEKYITMRDGVRLFTSIYVPKDRTKKYPILLNRTPYTVAPYGSNEYKKTLGPSMLFAREGYIFVYQDVRGKWMSEGTYEDIRPHVASKKNKKNIDESTDTYDTIDWLIKNIKENNGKAGIYGISYPGFYSTASLPDAHPALKAASPQAPVTNWFIGDDFHHNGALFLADAFSFYSTFGVPRPKPITPDKGPKSFSYYTRDNYKFFMDLGPVKNVSKKYFGDSIKFWNDVTTHGTYDEFWKARLITPHLKNIKPATLIVGGLFDAEDCYGAFATYEAIEKQNAKNKNTLVMGPWFHGGWSRSTGESFGDIKFDQATSTWYQENVEFPFFQHYLKDKPAPDLPEALVFETGSNKWKKYTAWPPAEAKQEKLYFQPDSKLAFNKPDKDNSYDEYVSDPSRPVPYADGVHLQRTREYMIDDQRFASKRPDVMVYQTEPLTADLTIAGPVIADLMVSTTGTDADYVVKLIDVYPDDYPNNTPNPRNIQMGGYQMLVRGEVMRGKFRNSYEKPEPFNPGKITQVKYSMPDVSHTFKAGHRIMVQVQNSWFPLVDRNPQKFVDIYNADEKDFQKATHRIYHETPNASCIIIPVVK; encoded by the coding sequence ATGAAAAGATACATTATCCTGTTTTTTTTAACACTTTCTTTACAATTACGGGCCCAAACCGCCGATTCGGCGTATATACATGATCATTACAGTAAGATTGAAAAGTATATCACCATGCGCGACGGTGTGAGGTTGTTTACTTCAATCTATGTTCCTAAAGACCGGACAAAAAAATATCCGATACTTTTAAACCGAACTCCTTATACTGTAGCACCTTACGGCAGTAACGAGTATAAAAAAACCCTCGGCCCCTCGATGCTTTTCGCACGTGAAGGATACATCTTCGTTTATCAGGATGTTCGTGGAAAATGGATGAGCGAAGGTACATATGAAGATATCCGGCCTCATGTAGCGTCAAAGAAAAATAAAAAAAACATCGATGAAAGTACGGATACATACGACACGATCGACTGGCTGATAAAGAACATAAAGGAGAATAATGGGAAAGCGGGAATTTACGGTATCTCCTATCCAGGCTTCTACTCAACTGCTTCGCTTCCCGATGCACATCCCGCATTAAAAGCTGCTTCTCCGCAGGCTCCGGTAACCAACTGGTTTATCGGAGATGATTTTCACCATAACGGAGCACTCTTTCTCGCCGACGCATTTTCATTCTACTCGACCTTTGGAGTACCCCGGCCAAAGCCTATCACCCCGGATAAGGGCCCAAAAAGCTTTTCGTATTATACTCGCGACAATTATAAATTCTTCATGGACCTGGGCCCGGTTAAGAATGTAAGTAAGAAATATTTCGGCGATTCCATTAAATTCTGGAATGATGTTACTACTCACGGAACCTATGATGAATTTTGGAAAGCCCGGCTTATAACACCTCATTTGAAAAATATTAAACCTGCCACACTTATAGTCGGCGGACTTTTTGATGCGGAGGATTGTTATGGAGCATTTGCCACCTATGAGGCCATCGAAAAGCAAAATGCTAAAAACAAAAATACCCTTGTAATGGGCCCCTGGTTTCATGGAGGGTGGTCCAGATCCACAGGTGAAAGCTTTGGAGATATAAAATTTGATCAGGCAACGAGTACCTGGTACCAGGAAAATGTCGAATTCCCTTTCTTTCAGCATTATCTTAAAGACAAGCCAGCGCCCGATCTTCCTGAGGCGTTAGTATTTGAAACCGGATCTAATAAATGGAAAAAATACACAGCCTGGCCACCAGCCGAAGCAAAGCAGGAGAAGCTATACTTCCAGCCGGATAGTAAGCTTGCCTTTAATAAGCCAGATAAAGATAATAGCTATGACGAATATGTAAGTGATCCTTCACGCCCTGTACCCTATGCCGACGGCGTTCATTTGCAGCGAACCAGAGAGTATATGATCGACGACCAGCGCTTCGCATCAAAACGACCTGATGTTATGGTGTATCAAACCGAACCCCTGACGGCAGATCTCACAATTGCAGGCCCGGTAATAGCCGACCTGATGGTTTCAACTACTGGCACAGACGCCGATTATGTTGTCAAGCTGATTGATGTTTACCCTGACGACTATCCTAATAACACCCCCAACCCACGAAATATTCAAATGGGTGGATATCAAATGCTGGTACGGGGAGAAGTGATGCGGGGAAAGTTCAGAAACAGCTATGAAAAGCCGGAACCTTTTAATCCCGGCAAAATCACTCAGGTGAAGTATTCAATGCCTGATGTATCACATACCTTTAAAGCGGGACACCGTATCATGGTCCAGGTTCAAAATTCATGGTTCCCATTGGTAGACAGGAATCCGCAGAAGTTTGTTGATATCTATAATGCTGACGAAAAAGACTTTCAAAAAGCGACGCACCGCATTTATCACGAAACCCCGAACGCTTCGTGCATTATCATTCCGGTTGTAAAATAG